The genomic DNA AAGTTGCtcgctgaagaaaaacagtTAGACGCCGCTTCCTTGGATCTGGGAAAATTTCTTCGTTACTTTCGCCTGTCTCATCTAAATGACGAGCTGCGACGAAATGGCATTAGACATCCGACGGATCTGAAAAAGGTTCATACTGAAACTATTGACATTAACTCCTTCGACAAACAGTCGCTATTGTTTGCTGTAAGTAAACTCGATACCACGCAGCACGCTTTTCTGACTTGGGAAATGGATCTTACGGCCGTCGAAGCGACATCTCCGGAGGGATTTTCTCTACTCTGTTGCTGCTCTGTCGTCGCCCCAAGAGCAATTCCTCAGGAAGTGATGAAAGAATTTTTATCTTTTGCCCACGGAATCTCAAAACCTTGGAAGCTTGTTAAAGGCTTAGCAGCTTTGAAAAAGTCTTCTCTGATACAAAAGGACGAAAATACAAATGGTCCAGTTTGCTACGACATGCATCACCTCGTTCATCAAAGCATGTTTCATCGTTTGAGGCACAATCGGGAACTACTTGAATATGTTGCAATAACCACCGGACGTGTTCTTCTCGGAGTGCTACATCGTAGTACAATAGATACGGCTGTCAccatttcttctcatttctACTCTGTGGCTGAAAAGATGCTACTTCTGGGGATGGTTCCTGACTGCAATTTGAAAATTATTGATACCGTTTTGAATTTGGCTCAAAAGTTAGGTCATTCGACTGTCCTGAATAAATTCAGTTTAATGGTTGTCAGCAATATACAACGAAAGTTGAATAGATCTGTTGAAACTGAAGCTGCAACGTTACGGCCATGTACGTAGCCACTATTTGTTGTCATGGAATTGAGATATTTTCTCTCTACAGATTACCTTCATTTAGCAAATGCTGCTCACGATCTAGGAAATGTTGTTGAAACTGAGAAGTTCTACAGACTAGCATTTGGGAACTCTTGGGCAGAAACTCTGCCAGTCGCCGAAATCAGGTTGCTTTCAGAAGGTGTCGAGAAAATTTGACTACTTTGGTGCATAATTTGTTTTGTAAAAATAGATTTGCGGAAGTGGGCGTCTGCTTGTGGAAACCTGTCTCTTTTCCAGGAGGCAGAAGCAATTTTGCAAAGTCTTGTTGCCGTCTCCGTTGAAAATCCAATTTCGGGTAAGGCTGTTGCTGTCTTTACTAATAATCATTTGTCCTTTTAGCATACAAAGTTCTGGCTCAGACGTACTGGAAAAGTTGTCAACTGGAAAAGTATACGGCACTTATAGACAAAGTTCTCTCACTCGCTTTTGATTTCACTGATGCTGACAAAATAGCTGAATGTACGAGTGAACGTGGGTGCGTGACATTCTTGGTGACTGTGTGCACACAGGTCTAGCTTCCATTGCCCATTGCAAaacagacgaagaaaattacGGAGAGGCGCTTTCACTTTTCAGCCAAGCTCTTCAACTAATTCAAACTCCAAGCCAACCTAATCAACATGAAGAAATTATTTCAAGTATTGTAATAACTTTTTATTGAATATGCTTTTACTAGTGTAAATGCAGCCTGCCTGGGAGCCTTCATTTGCTGCAAACTAACTGGTCAGAATGAAACCGGGTATAACTTTCTCACACACGGTTTACCGTCTGTGAGAGCTCTTTATCATCCCGAGCATTGGCTAGCAATTGAATGTGCGCATTCTTGTAATGCAGAATGCAGGTATAGCAGTGTATGTTTTGCCCTTGCAGATGGCATGGCCTACGGGGAAAGTCTCTACACCGTTGGTAACTTCACCGAAGCTGTTGATCATCTTCGTCACTGTGTGTCTGTTGCAAAATCGTTCCCACATTCAAATAGAACAGCGCGTGAACTTATCCAAAGTAAATTAATTGGCTGTAGATTTTTTACGACAGTTTGTTTTCTCAGGCTTACTTTTCCTTGGTAAGTCACAGCTGAAGATTGGTCAAAAGAGCGAAGCTCTTCTTAACTTAAATGAGCTTGGTCGTCGCTATAGGGATCGCATAGGAGTCGAATCAACAGCTGCACACAGTAATGATGTCTACTTAGATGTTATGTAGAGTCTGCAAATATTATTTAGAATTGCTGGAGTTGGCCCAAATACTTATGCAAGCAAACGAATTTGACGAAGCGATATATGTGTTGAAGAGTTGTCTTCTTGATCATCAAGAGCAATTGGGAATTTCGCTGAATTATGAAGGGCTAACAGGTGTTCATGCTGTTGAGTACTGAAATGGTATAATTATTGAGTTACAGGAACTTGTCTTCTTGCATCCTGCTATATAGTGAAAGATTGCCTTGAAAGTGCAGATGTTCTTCTTCGATCGGCGATTCAAGCGTATGATCCAGGCCGCTTCCCTGATTACGAAGGAGTTGGGACACGTGCGTTTGCATGCactatttattgatttcctGCGTGCGTGACTGGCCCCTTTCCTTTAGTCAAAAAACTTCATGCAACCGTcgtaagaaagaagaaaggcggaACAACTTGACGAACTTCAgaaatttcgttttgaaagattatttattctttttatgTCATATTGCATCAGACGTTGTGGTAGCTCTGTGCATGCATCAACGAAGTCTTATTGGTTGCTCTGGTGCGTGACTGCGTCCGCCGTCACGGGGCTTACAGATCACGTGAAACACTTGCTGCGACACACATGGTGGGTTTGTGGTGTCTTCTCGCGATCGCTTGTACTGCTGCAGCCCAGTCGGCTGAGCCGTTCATCTGCTCCGCGCCGAGGCCGGCTCCCAACTCGCCGCCTCTTCCCGATCTGCCCAATCGATTCACGGCGCGCATCGAAGCGAACA from Oscarella lobularis chromosome 11, ooOscLobu1.1, whole genome shotgun sequence includes the following:
- the LOC136192602 gene encoding uncharacterized protein isoform X2, yielding MSEQRTREQWLVFAFACCTLDSEIALNDVLEEMELKGFPIGEFDRAADGGEHVIRMIYETMSARNSQRKQYFETFSSALRLINPNVWRDSLASSFELSDEEIAEKFGNRPNLLSEIEPGPRRKHLLSPKGLSTLQSGEIEQLLRAIWKHHHKNIAATSDIGNVSSSGTCALLLWRIVVGCQKGDVRLRHLLDVKSELDQSKRNSPIASCLSNYCDTDFEEDVLYRFACQEIGRYWQPLGLRFGISRKELKSISDDFDEFGETYKALAVMQECMKGKQASLEKMRFVLGEIKGSQQAANAEESKTAQDKEKRQSYFSDLALDNQGFYGREGELKTLGEHFFGATCGKAESRVLPISHRVQYICGVGGVGKTRLALRYASLYANSYQSGVFYLDAQSFASLEASLQECLRQTGELGNRNCQAGKNVRESFSRFYRYVQQNPRSLILFDNADCLDDIVECIPHFSISCHVIVTTRVTQSHSLFAREDASVIRLEALDERSAVAALIGLSGKKEEALSLEELEAARNIAVLAPVEGLPIALCHAGAFVQLHEMTFEMYWEKLLAEEKQLDAASLDLGKFLRYFRLSHLNDELRRNGIRHPTDLKKVHTETIDINSFDKQSLLFAVSKLDTTQHAFLTWEMDLTAVEATSPEGFSLLCCCSVVAPRAIPQEVMKEFLSFAHGISKPWKLVKGLAALKKSSLIQKDENTNGPVCYDMHHLVHQSMFHRLRHNRELLEYVAITTGRVLLGVLHRSTIDTAVTISSHFYSVAEKMLLLGMVPDCNLKIIDTVLNLAQKLGHSTVLNKFSLMVVSNIQRKLNRSVETEAATLRPYYLHLANAAHDLGNVVETEKFYRLAFGNSWAETLPVAEIRLLSEDLRKWASACGNLSLFQEAEAILQSLVAVSVENPISAYKVLAQTYWKSCQLEKYTALIDKVLSLAFDFTDADKIAECLASIAHCKTDEENYGEALSLFSQALQLIQTPSQPNQHEEIISTCLGAFICCKLTGQNETGYNFLTHGLPSVRALYHPEHWLAIEYGMAYGESLYTVGNFTEAVDHLRHCVSVAKSFPHSNRTARELIQSLLFLGKSQLKIGQKSEALLNLNELGRRYRDRIGVESTAAHKLLELAQILMQANEFDEAIYVLKSCLLDHQEQLGISLNYEGLTGTCLLASCYIVKDCLESADVLLRSAIQAYDPGRFPDYEGVGTLKKLHATVVRKKKGGTT
- the LOC136192602 gene encoding uncharacterized protein isoform X1 yields the protein MSEQRTREQWLVFAFACCTLDSEIALNDVLEEMELKGFPIGEFDRAADGGEHVIRMIYETMSARNSQRKQYFETFSSALRLINPNVWRDSLASSFELSDEEIAEKFGNRPNLLSEIEPGPRRKHLLSPKGLSTLQSGEIEQLLRAIWKHHHKNIAATSDIGNVSSSAGTCALLLWRIVVGCQKGDVRLRHLLDVKSELDQSKRNSPIASCLSNYCDTDFEEDVLYRFACQEIGRYWQPLGLRFGISRKELKSISDDFDEFGETYKALAVMQECMKGKQASLEKMRFVLGEIKGSQQAANAEESKTAQDKEKRQSYFSDLALDNQGFYGREGELKTLGEHFFGATCGKAESRVLPISHRVQYICGVGGVGKTRLALRYASLYANSYQSGVFYLDAQSFASLEASLQECLRQTGELGNRNCQAGKNVRESFSRFYRYVQQNPRSLILFDNADCLDDIVECIPHFSISCHVIVTTRVTQSHSLFAREDASVIRLEALDERSAVAALIGLSGKKEEALSLEELEAARNIAVLAPVEGLPIALCHAGAFVQLHEMTFEMYWEKLLAEEKQLDAASLDLGKFLRYFRLSHLNDELRRNGIRHPTDLKKVHTETIDINSFDKQSLLFAVSKLDTTQHAFLTWEMDLTAVEATSPEGFSLLCCCSVVAPRAIPQEVMKEFLSFAHGISKPWKLVKGLAALKKSSLIQKDENTNGPVCYDMHHLVHQSMFHRLRHNRELLEYVAITTGRVLLGVLHRSTIDTAVTISSHFYSVAEKMLLLGMVPDCNLKIIDTVLNLAQKLGHSTVLNKFSLMVVSNIQRKLNRSVETEAATLRPYYLHLANAAHDLGNVVETEKFYRLAFGNSWAETLPVAEIRLLSEDLRKWASACGNLSLFQEAEAILQSLVAVSVENPISAYKVLAQTYWKSCQLEKYTALIDKVLSLAFDFTDADKIAECLASIAHCKTDEENYGEALSLFSQALQLIQTPSQPNQHEEIISTCLGAFICCKLTGQNETGYNFLTHGLPSVRALYHPEHWLAIEYGMAYGESLYTVGNFTEAVDHLRHCVSVAKSFPHSNRTARELIQSLLFLGKSQLKIGQKSEALLNLNELGRRYRDRIGVESTAAHKLLELAQILMQANEFDEAIYVLKSCLLDHQEQLGISLNYEGLTGTCLLASCYIVKDCLESADVLLRSAIQAYDPGRFPDYEGVGTLKKLHATVVRKKKGGTT